The following proteins come from a genomic window of Euryarchaeota archaeon:
- a CDS encoding restriction endonuclease, with translation MSTCSSPKGSAVWITCVYGCAVIISFFPIPWTAEGGLTLSTVARHFRGATEGRSQHGILITIGHFTADARAEASRPGARLVDLVDGYLLAEKLKELGLGVDVASQETVRLRPEFFASI, from the coding sequence ATAAGCACCTGCAGTTCCCCGAAGGGATCTGCAGTGTGGATAACATGCGTCTATGGCTGCGCCGTGATAATAAGCTTTTTCCCGATTCCATGGACTGCGGAAGGGGGGCTGACCCTATCGACCGTGGCCCGCCACTTCCGCGGCGCAACGGAAGGCCGCTCCCAGCACGGCATCCTCATCACCATCGGCCACTTCACCGCCGACGCCCGCGCCGAGGCAAGCCGCCCCGGTGCGCGTCTTGTGGATCTCGTTGACGGCTACCTTCTTGCCGAGAAACTGAAGGAGCTTGGCCTTGGCGTTGACGTCGCCTCCCAGGAGACCGTCCGTCTTCGTCCGGAGTTCTTCGCGTCCATCTGA
- a CDS encoding type II restriction endonuclease gives MKNHPAIQRTLGLNEPAQVFEYLMKTRVDTITGWDYFVNWTKVLANTHEIEMDLNTLNYLVGKPNPEEALRELLARHPGIARTIPVLVASREREFKILTKIDGGVPTYDEFSFGQKAALSSEEIDSIVTFASRTGFLRLLGNKSIKSIVDYVIGIEAGLDSNARKNRSGDAMEMLVGGILKPICARHRLDFLEQATSKMIGDSWGLKVSVDKTSREFDFAVRSGSRLFLFEVNHYGGGGSKLKATAGEYQTLQRHVSQDGHTFVWITDGKGWDETRAPLEEAFHKIDFILNIRMASSGLLEEILTSS, from the coding sequence ATGAAAAACCACCCAGCCATCCAGCGAACGCTTGGTCTCAACGAGCCAGCCCAGGTTTTCGAGTACCTCATGAAAACGCGGGTAGACACAATTACGGGCTGGGATTATTTCGTTAACTGGACGAAGGTCTTGGCCAACACGCACGAAATAGAAATGGACCTGAATACCCTAAACTACCTCGTCGGAAAACCGAATCCCGAGGAAGCGCTGCGCGAATTGCTTGCGAGGCATCCGGGTATCGCTCGCACGATCCCCGTGTTAGTGGCTTCGCGCGAAAGAGAATTCAAGATTCTGACGAAAATTGATGGCGGAGTCCCTACGTATGATGAGTTCAGCTTTGGCCAGAAAGCAGCCCTATCGTCCGAGGAAATCGATAGCATCGTAACCTTCGCTTCGAGGACAGGCTTCTTGCGTCTGCTGGGCAACAAGTCGATCAAAAGCATCGTGGACTACGTCATAGGCATCGAGGCGGGGTTGGACTCTAACGCAAGAAAGAATCGAAGCGGCGACGCAATGGAGATGCTTGTGGGGGGGATCCTGAAGCCGATTTGTGCACGGCACCGGCTGGATTTCTTGGAGCAAGCTACATCCAAAATGATTGGAGACTCGTGGGGGTTGAAGGTCTCGGTGGACAAAACGTCACGGGAATTTGATTTCGCCGTGCGCTCGGGGTCGAGGCTTTTCCTGTTTGAAGTGAACCATTACGGCGGTGGCGGTTCGAAGCTAAAAGCAACCGCGGGCGAGTACCAAACGCTTCAGCGCCATGTTTCTCAGGACGGACACACCTTCGTCTGGATCACCGACGGCAAAGGATGGGACGAGACGAGGGCGCCCCTGGAAGAAGCGTTCCACAAGATCGATTTCATCCTGAATATTAGAATGGCATCATCCGGCCTTCTCGAAGAAATTTTGACCTCAAGCTGA